From a single Nitrospirota bacterium genomic region:
- a CDS encoding glycosyl transferase family 2, with the protein MQQLEAIGRAEILIGIPSYDNAHTIAHVVKAVQIGLAKYFPDKKSVIVNSDGGSKDGTMQVVRDTTIDDLQSILLRHRVEPVLKIATPYHGIPGKGSAFRTIFEIAKALEVDACAVVDSDLRSITPEWVELLIKPVVEGGFDYVAPLYHRHKYDGTITNSIVYPLTRALYGKRIRQPIGGDFGFSGRLASFYLMQEVWESDVARYGIDIWMTTTAIANGFRVCQSFLGAKIHDPKDPGADLSAMLYQVVGSAFDLMETYAPVWSRVTGSEPVPTFGFQYTVGLEPVAVNVDRMIDKFRLGVKELAGLWQEALPSGVVEELKELEQKGREEFSFSDGLWSEIVCRFALAVREKRVYKEHLLRSMTPLYIGRTASFVLETEESGAAEVEERIEQLCRTFEEMKPLLIGQWEHKEGREE; encoded by the coding sequence ATGCAGCAGCTTGAAGCCATAGGACGGGCTGAGATTCTTATCGGTATTCCGAGCTATGACAATGCGCACACCATAGCGCATGTGGTGAAGGCGGTGCAGATCGGACTCGCCAAGTACTTCCCCGACAAGAAATCGGTAATCGTCAATTCCGACGGCGGATCGAAGGATGGCACCATGCAGGTCGTCCGTGATACGACGATCGACGATCTGCAATCCATACTGCTCCGTCATCGCGTGGAGCCGGTCCTCAAGATCGCTACCCCCTATCACGGCATCCCCGGCAAAGGCAGCGCCTTCAGGACGATCTTCGAGATCGCAAAGGCGCTCGAAGTGGACGCCTGTGCCGTGGTCGACTCCGACCTGAGGAGCATCACGCCGGAGTGGGTCGAGCTCCTGATCAAGCCGGTCGTGGAGGGAGGATTCGATTATGTCGCCCCGCTGTACCACCGCCACAAGTACGACGGCACCATCACGAACAGCATCGTCTATCCCCTCACGAGGGCCCTCTACGGCAAACGCATACGCCAACCCATCGGGGGGGACTTCGGATTTTCGGGGAGGCTCGCCTCCTTTTATCTGATGCAGGAGGTGTGGGAGAGCGATGTGGCGCGGTACGGTATCGACATCTGGATGACCACGACCGCCATCGCCAACGGGTTCCGGGTCTGCCAGTCCTTCCTGGGCGCAAAGATACACGACCCGAAAGACCCCGGCGCCGATTTGAGCGCCATGCTCTACCAGGTGGTCGGCTCTGCCTTCGACCTCATGGAGACCTACGCTCCTGTCTGGTCCCGGGTGACCGGCTCGGAGCCGGTGCCGACCTTCGGGTTCCAGTACACGGTGGGCCTCGAACCCGTTGCGGTCAATGTCGACCGGATGATCGACAAGTTCAGGCTCGGCGTGAAGGAGCTGGCGGGACTGTGGCAGGAGGCACTCCCGTCCGGGGTCGTGGAGGAGCTGAAGGAGCTCGAACAGAAGGGCAGGGAGGAGTTTTCTTTTTCCGACGGCCTCTGGTCAGAGATCGTCTGCCGCTTCGCCCTGGCCGTGCGCGAGAAAAGAGTCTACAAAGAGCATCTGCTCAGATCGATGACGCCGCTCTATATAGGCAGAACCGCTTCGTTCGTCCTCGAGACGGAGGAGAGCGGGGCCGCCGAAGTAGAGGAGAGGATCGAGCAGCTCTGCAGGACCTTCGAGGAGATGAAGCCCCTGCTTATCGGGCAATGGGAGCACAAGGAAGGCCGCGAGGAGTGA
- a CDS encoding chloride channel protein has product MKQKLDRLLLLLSKVRADEQTALIILSLAIGMLAGVANIVFRTAMEFVHETVFIGGSKLLRIDEGGGYRALLPLLPMTGALLLIPFSLLFPREVNGYGFPKFIEAVNLRGGVMKARSIFLKTVGPALTIGSGGSAGVEGPIAIIGGTIGSAIGQFFRLSGNRMKLLVAAGSAGAIAATFNAPIAGILFAMEVVLLGNYELSSFAAIVISSGIATFVSRGYYGATPAFSVPQYDLVSAAEIPLYLLLGIIIGVIAVVYVKVFHRVSDEFASARMPLQLKPVLGAFMVGSFGIFFPHIMGNGYGYIEEALSGNIVLPVIALLVLLKIVATAVTLGSGGAGGVFAPALFIGAMTGGSFGAVVHRLFPALTAYPGAYATVGIGAFLAAATHAPLTGIFLLFEMTGNYKIIIPLLFASVVGTVVAKRLSPDSIDTVELSRKGIALHFGMERSTMGRIKVSDIMRRDVIQVNEHALLKDVIALMVDHERFYIPVTDDAGDMRGIISIQDIRHVLFEETVKERVRVDQILTEHVITLLPDDDLNTAMRRFSLKDIDEIPVVAAGDSRRVVAMVGRGDVISAYNREVLKEKA; this is encoded by the coding sequence ATGAAACAGAAGCTCGACCGTCTGCTCCTGCTGCTCTCGAAGGTCAGGGCCGACGAGCAGACGGCGCTCATTATCCTGTCGCTCGCCATCGGCATGCTCGCCGGGGTCGCCAATATCGTGTTCCGTACGGCTATGGAGTTTGTACACGAGACCGTCTTCATCGGCGGCTCGAAACTACTCCGTATCGACGAGGGCGGGGGATATCGCGCCCTGCTGCCGCTGCTCCCCATGACCGGAGCGCTCCTGCTCATTCCCTTTTCGCTGCTCTTTCCCCGCGAGGTGAACGGGTACGGCTTCCCGAAGTTCATCGAGGCCGTGAACCTCCGCGGCGGCGTCATGAAAGCGAGGAGCATATTCCTGAAGACCGTCGGCCCCGCGCTGACCATCGGTTCGGGAGGCTCCGCGGGAGTCGAAGGACCTATCGCCATAATCGGCGGAACGATCGGGTCCGCAATCGGCCAGTTCTTCAGGCTCTCGGGAAACCGGATGAAGCTCCTCGTCGCCGCCGGTTCCGCAGGCGCCATCGCCGCCACCTTTAACGCCCCGATCGCGGGCATACTGTTCGCCATGGAGGTGGTGCTCCTCGGCAACTATGAGCTCTCGTCCTTCGCCGCCATCGTCATCTCGTCGGGCATAGCCACCTTTGTGTCGCGGGGATACTACGGCGCCACTCCCGCCTTCTCCGTGCCGCAGTACGACCTCGTCAGCGCTGCGGAGATACCGCTCTACCTCCTCCTCGGCATAATCATCGGGGTTATTGCGGTGGTGTATGTAAAGGTGTTTCACCGGGTGAGCGACGAATTCGCCTCCGCGAGGATGCCCCTGCAGCTGAAGCCCGTGCTGGGAGCCTTTATGGTAGGGAGCTTCGGCATATTTTTCCCCCACATAATGGGCAACGGGTACGGGTATATCGAGGAGGCCCTCTCCGGGAATATCGTCCTCCCGGTCATCGCGCTGCTCGTCCTCCTCAAAATCGTCGCGACAGCGGTGACGCTGGGGTCAGGGGGAGCCGGAGGGGTCTTCGCCCCTGCCCTGTTCATAGGCGCGATGACCGGGGGCAGCTTCGGGGCTGTCGTCCACCGGCTCTTCCCCGCACTGACGGCGTATCCGGGCGCCTACGCCACGGTCGGCATCGGCGCCTTCCTCGCCGCCGCGACGCACGCCCCGCTCACCGGGATATTTCTCCTCTTCGAAATGACGGGAAACTATAAGATCATAATTCCCCTGCTCTTCGCCTCCGTGGTGGGGACCGTCGTCGCCAAAAGGCTCTCTCCCGACTCCATCGATACCGTGGAGCTCAGCAGAAAGGGGATAGCCCTCCATTTCGGCATGGAGCGCTCGACGATGGGCAGGATAAAGGTGAGCGACATCATGAGGCGGGACGTTATACAGGTCAACGAGCATGCCCTTCTGAAAGACGTGATAGCGCTCATGGTCGACCATGAACGCTTCTATATTCCGGTTACCGATGATGCGGGCGACATGCGGGGGATCATCTCTATTCAGGATATCCGCCACGTACTGTTCGAAGAGACGGTGAAGGAGAGGGTCAGGGTCGATCAGATACTGACAGAGCACGTTATCACCTTGCTCCCCGACGATGACCTCAATACGGCAATGAGGAGGTTCTCCCTGAAGGATATAGACGAGATCCCGGTCGTCGCTGCCGGCGATTCACGCCGGGTGGTCGCCATGGTAGGAAGGGGCGATGTCATCTCGGCGTACAACCGGGAGGTCCTTAAAGAAAAGGCGTAA
- a CDS encoding YchJ family protein has product MDTCPCGSNTAYDACCRPLIQGERPAETAEQLMRSRYSAYVKKELEYIFASLHPGHRSDYDARSTRAWAESAQWHGIEIVKTVGGGPDDHEGQVEFVVTYSEDGTAREHHELSTFEKEAGTWYFVSGKTIPPKPVVRPAPKVGRNDPCSCGSGRKYKKCCGA; this is encoded by the coding sequence ATGGATACGTGCCCGTGCGGATCGAATACAGCCTATGATGCCTGCTGCCGCCCCCTCATACAAGGCGAGCGTCCTGCGGAGACCGCAGAGCAGCTCATGCGCTCCCGCTACAGCGCTTATGTGAAAAAAGAGCTGGAGTATATCTTTGCCTCTCTCCATCCCGGCCACCGGTCGGACTATGATGCACGGAGCACCCGCGCCTGGGCGGAGAGCGCTCAGTGGCACGGGATAGAGATCGTGAAGACCGTAGGCGGCGGGCCTGATGATCACGAGGGCCAGGTGGAGTTCGTGGTCACCTATTCCGAAGATGGTACTGCAAGAGAACACCACGAGCTTTCCACGTTCGAAAAGGAGGCAGGGACATGGTACTTCGTGAGCGGAAAGACGATTCCTCCCAAGCCGGTGGTCCGCCCGGCTCCCAAGGTCGGCCGCAACGACCCCTGCTCCTGCGGGAGCGGCAGGAAATACAAGAAGTGCTGCGGCGCGTAA
- a CDS encoding acyl--CoA ligase, whose product MVLWVTMDAAPNMSDYRKEYGTFSLPVPSLFSFPLDVFDRWGDRCALFWTDGAAERKFTFDELKVLSSKGAGAFRTLGVKRGDKVLVMLPNIPAWWEIMLALMRINALPIPATTLLSPKDIAYRLSATDIKAVIATEESAPKVEEAMSAVETPPLLLSIGKRPGWYDYLRVREKAVAFEGERAPSSDPALIYFTSGTTGQPKMVLHTQASYPLAHMLTGAYWLDLRPGDLHWNLSDTGWAKAAWSSLFGPWHRGAAVFSLYRKGKFDAPVILEAMQKYPVTTFCGPPTAYRMMVKEIQAAEQFSFRTLRHFVAAGEPLNSEVLELWKERTGRYIYDGYGQTETVNVLANFRCLPVKPGSMGVPVPGFTVAVIDGSGVPVPAGTEGAIAIQAAPVRPAGLFKEYLGNPEATARTLLGQWYMTGDRAYRDEEGYFWFVGRDDDIILSAGYRIGPFEIESILIEHPAVKESAVVASPDEVRGEVVKAFVVLTQGYSPSDALARELQEFVKKSTAPYKYPRKIEFSADLPKTVSGKIKRKELKLREFGK is encoded by the coding sequence ATGGTACTATGGGTGACCATGGATGCAGCGCCGAACATGAGCGACTATCGAAAAGAGTACGGGACCTTCTCGCTCCCGGTGCCCTCGCTCTTTTCCTTTCCCCTCGATGTCTTCGACCGGTGGGGAGACCGCTGCGCGCTCTTCTGGACCGACGGCGCTGCGGAGCGGAAGTTTACTTTCGATGAGCTGAAAGTGCTCTCCTCGAAAGGCGCCGGCGCTTTCAGGACGCTCGGGGTCAAACGGGGCGACAAGGTGCTGGTCATGCTGCCGAACATACCCGCGTGGTGGGAGATCATGCTCGCGCTCATGCGCATCAATGCGCTCCCCATCCCCGCAACGACGCTCCTTTCGCCGAAAGACATCGCGTACCGCCTCTCGGCAACGGATATCAAGGCGGTCATCGCAACGGAAGAGAGCGCCCCGAAGGTCGAAGAGGCGATGAGCGCGGTCGAGACGCCCCCCCTGCTGCTGAGTATCGGCAAGCGGCCGGGGTGGTACGACTACCTCAGGGTGCGGGAAAAAGCGGTGGCCTTCGAAGGAGAGCGGGCCCCGAGCAGCGACCCCGCGCTCATCTATTTTACCTCGGGGACGACGGGGCAGCCCAAGATGGTCCTCCATACCCAGGCGTCCTATCCTCTTGCCCATATGCTCACCGGCGCCTACTGGCTCGACCTCAGGCCGGGCGACCTCCACTGGAACCTCTCCGACACGGGGTGGGCAAAGGCGGCATGGTCGAGCCTCTTCGGGCCCTGGCACCGGGGCGCTGCCGTCTTTTCGCTCTACCGGAAAGGCAAATTCGATGCGCCCGTTATTCTCGAGGCGATGCAGAAGTACCCGGTCACGACCTTCTGCGGTCCCCCGACCGCCTACCGGATGATGGTCAAGGAGATACAGGCTGCCGAACAATTTTCTTTCCGCACGCTGCGCCACTTCGTCGCTGCAGGGGAGCCGCTGAACAGCGAGGTGCTCGAGCTGTGGAAGGAGCGGACAGGACGGTACATCTACGACGGCTACGGCCAGACCGAAACCGTGAACGTGCTCGCCAACTTCAGGTGCCTCCCGGTCAAACCGGGGTCGATGGGCGTGCCGGTGCCCGGCTTTACCGTTGCGGTCATCGACGGCAGCGGTGTCCCTGTTCCGGCGGGAACGGAGGGAGCGATCGCGATTCAGGCAGCCCCTGTGCGGCCGGCCGGCTTGTTCAAGGAGTACCTCGGCAACCCGGAGGCCACGGCGCGCACCCTCCTCGGGCAGTGGTACATGACCGGAGACCGGGCGTACAGAGATGAGGAGGGCTATTTCTGGTTCGTCGGCAGGGACGACGACATCATCCTTTCGGCAGGATACCGTATCGGTCCTTTCGAGATCGAGAGTATTCTTATCGAGCATCCCGCGGTAAAGGAATCAGCGGTGGTAGCGAGCCCCGATGAGGTGCGCGGCGAGGTGGTCAAGGCCTTTGTCGTCCTGACCCAGGGGTACAGTCCCTCCGACGCACTGGCCAGGGAGCTCCAGGAGTTCGTCAAGAAGAGCACCGCGCCCTATAAATACCCGAGGAAGATCGAGTTCTCCGCCGACCTGCCGAAGACGGTAAGCGGCAAGATAAAGAGAAAAGAGCTGAAGCTGCGGGAGTTCGGCAAATGA
- a CDS encoding acetate--CoA ligase family protein, which translates to MTAADLIKTIEGKTAIGEYETKALLAALGLPVPRGSYVAGEEELPRPLALSYPLVAKIASPRIAAKSEVRGVRLGIADEEALRQAVDELKRIEGAEGVLIEEMAPQGVEVIAGGIIDPQFGPVVMFGLGGVFVELYKDVAFGLVPLGEEEALRLAARIKGYRLLQGYRGAPPVDMNALARVLTAVSEIIATGRIEEITLNPVALYPDGAMVLDAKMVVRQI; encoded by the coding sequence ATGACCGCCGCCGACCTGATAAAGACCATCGAAGGAAAGACCGCTATCGGCGAGTACGAGACGAAGGCGCTTCTCGCCGCTCTCGGTCTTCCGGTTCCCAGAGGCAGTTATGTAGCCGGGGAGGAAGAGCTTCCGCGCCCGCTCGCCCTCTCCTATCCGCTCGTCGCGAAGATCGCGTCGCCCCGGATCGCCGCGAAGAGCGAAGTCCGCGGCGTCAGGCTGGGCATTGCGGATGAGGAGGCGCTCAGGCAGGCGGTCGATGAACTGAAGCGGATCGAAGGCGCCGAGGGGGTACTGATCGAAGAGATGGCGCCGCAGGGGGTCGAGGTGATCGCCGGCGGCATCATTGATCCCCAATTCGGCCCGGTGGTGATGTTCGGTCTCGGCGGTGTCTTCGTCGAGCTGTACAAGGATGTCGCCTTCGGGCTCGTCCCGCTGGGGGAGGAAGAGGCCCTCCGGCTGGCAGCGCGCATCAAGGGATACCGCCTCCTGCAAGGCTACCGCGGCGCTCCGCCGGTCGATATGAATGCCCTCGCCCGGGTGCTGACCGCTGTCTCGGAGATCATCGCTACCGGCAGGATCGAAGAAATCACGCTCAATCCCGTCGCGCTCTATCCCGACGGCGCGATGGTGCTCGATGCGAAGATGGTGGTGAGGCAGATCTAG
- the thyX gene encoding FAD-dependent thymidylate synthase produces MSEARLKVILLEHTPNPEETVAMAAKLCYSPADITALREKIEAGDQKAFVEKLMKIGHLSPIEHASFTFAVEGISRACSHQLVRHRLASYSQQSQRYVSEEKGFDYVIPPVVREDAEVREYFESFMAEAQKAYSHLVKRLNERGIQGEAANQDARFVLPNAAETKIMVTMNARELLHFFRQRCCNRAQWEIRAMAERMLALVKEISPVIFSKAGPGCLHAPCPEGEYTCGKTKEVRKKYGLGS; encoded by the coding sequence ATGTCCGAAGCGCGATTGAAGGTCATTCTTTTAGAGCACACCCCCAATCCCGAAGAGACGGTAGCTATGGCGGCGAAGCTCTGTTACAGCCCGGCGGATATTACCGCGCTGAGAGAGAAGATAGAAGCCGGGGACCAGAAAGCGTTTGTCGAAAAGCTGATGAAGATCGGCCACCTGAGCCCTATCGAGCACGCGTCCTTCACCTTCGCCGTCGAAGGCATATCGAGGGCCTGCTCCCACCAGCTCGTCAGGCATCGGCTCGCGTCGTACAGCCAGCAGTCGCAGCGGTACGTCAGCGAGGAGAAGGGCTTTGATTATGTTATTCCGCCCGTGGTCCGGGAGGATGCCGAGGTGAGGGAGTACTTTGAATCGTTCATGGCCGAGGCGCAGAAGGCCTATAGTCATCTGGTGAAGAGACTGAACGAGCGCGGCATACAAGGGGAGGCCGCAAACCAGGACGCGCGCTTTGTTCTGCCCAATGCAGCGGAAACAAAGATCATGGTCACCATGAATGCGCGGGAGCTGCTCCACTTTTTCCGGCAGCGCTGCTGCAACCGGGCGCAGTGGGAGATCCGCGCCATGGCAGAACGGATGCTGGCCCTGGTAAAAGAGATTTCACCCGTCATTTTCTCGAAGGCGGGTCCCGGCTGTCTCCACGCACCCTGCCCCGAGGGAGAGTACACCTGCGGAAAGACCAAAGAGGTGAGAAAGAAGTACGGGCTCGGCAGCTGA
- a CDS encoding site-2 protease family protein — MAAPLESGSLKIATIMGIPLRVHFSWLIIFGLLTWSLSSFYFPRAVPDLAAGSYWASGAIAALLLFISVALHELSHSFVALRYKLPISSIVLFIFGGVSQIKGEPPDPKVEFRMAVAGPLASFALALVFYAAYTLVPGGVVRALFIYLAQINLVLGIFNLIPGFPMDGGRVVRAYLWNRSKDFYSATRTASSYGQKIALLFIILGVLSLFGGLSGGLWFMLIGWFLYTAAQASYQQAGLQETLRGVAVESIMVRDFVRIPPDTVIEEAVNDYFLRYGYGGFPVMRNGEFLGFVSLKEVKDVPRERWRTATVGEILVPHDRRWEIPAQSDAMKALELMISEDKGRLVVMERGSISGIITRNGIAKYIQIMGK, encoded by the coding sequence ATGGCTGCTCCCCTCGAATCGGGATCGCTCAAGATCGCCACGATCATGGGCATTCCCCTGAGAGTCCATTTCTCCTGGCTCATCATCTTCGGGCTGCTCACCTGGTCGTTGTCGTCATTCTATTTTCCCAGGGCCGTGCCCGATCTCGCCGCAGGGTCGTACTGGGCGAGCGGCGCCATAGCAGCGCTGCTGCTCTTCATTTCCGTGGCGCTGCACGAGCTCTCGCACTCCTTCGTCGCCCTGCGATACAAGCTGCCCATATCCAGCATAGTCCTTTTCATTTTCGGCGGCGTCTCGCAGATCAAGGGGGAGCCTCCCGACCCGAAGGTGGAGTTCAGGATGGCGGTCGCCGGTCCGCTGGCGAGCTTTGCCCTGGCACTGGTGTTTTACGCGGCCTATACCCTCGTCCCCGGCGGCGTGGTAAGGGCGCTCTTCATCTATCTTGCCCAGATCAACCTCGTCCTCGGCATTTTTAATCTGATCCCCGGGTTCCCCATGGACGGAGGACGGGTGGTGCGGGCCTACCTGTGGAACCGGTCGAAAGATTTCTACAGCGCGACGCGCACGGCTTCGAGCTACGGACAGAAGATCGCCCTGCTCTTCATCATCCTGGGGGTCCTCTCGCTCTTCGGCGGCCTCTCCGGCGGCCTCTGGTTCATGCTGATCGGCTGGTTTCTCTATACCGCGGCGCAGGCGAGCTACCAGCAGGCAGGGCTCCAGGAGACGCTGCGCGGCGTCGCGGTGGAGAGCATCATGGTCAGGGATTTCGTACGCATCCCTCCGGACACGGTCATCGAAGAGGCGGTGAACGACTACTTTCTCAGGTACGGCTACGGCGGGTTTCCGGTAATGAGGAACGGCGAGTTCCTCGGGTTCGTATCCCTGAAAGAAGTAAAGGACGTGCCCCGCGAGCGGTGGCGGACTGCGACGGTCGGCGAGATCCTCGTCCCCCATGACCGGCGGTGGGAGATTCCCGCGCAGAGCGATGCCATGAAGGCGCTCGAGCTGATGATCAGCGAGGACAAGGGACGGCTCGTCGTCATGGAGCGCGGCTCCATAAGCGGCATCATTACGAGGAACGGCATCGCCAAGTACATTCAGATCATGGGGAAGTAA
- the hisB gene encoding imidazoleglycerol-phosphate dehydratase HisB, which translates to MRKAKIERTTRETDIAAVLNLDGKGSCEVNTSIPFLDHMLTLFAFHGMMDVQIRATGDIEVDYHHLMEDLGITLGEAVKKALGEKKGIRRYGEATVPMDESLAQVVIDLSGRPYLVYNVKPPRGTLKGLEVSLFEDFFRALSNHAMMNLHITVKYGRDMHHILEAVFKAFGRALREAVARDEHGRRLPSTKGKL; encoded by the coding sequence ATGAGAAAGGCAAAGATCGAGCGTACCACCAGGGAGACGGACATCGCCGCTGTCCTTAATCTCGACGGCAAGGGATCCTGCGAAGTGAACACCTCCATCCCCTTCCTGGACCATATGCTCACCCTCTTTGCCTTTCACGGCATGATGGATGTGCAGATACGGGCGACGGGTGACATCGAGGTCGATTATCACCACCTCATGGAGGACCTCGGCATAACCCTGGGAGAGGCGGTCAAAAAGGCCCTCGGGGAGAAGAAGGGCATCCGGCGCTACGGCGAGGCGACTGTCCCCATGGACGAGAGTCTCGCCCAGGTGGTCATCGATCTGAGCGGCAGGCCCTATCTCGTCTATAACGTCAAGCCCCCCCGCGGCACGCTGAAAGGGCTCGAGGTCTCGCTCTTCGAGGACTTCTTCAGGGCGCTGAGCAACCACGCCATGATGAACCTGCACATCACCGTGAAGTACGGCCGCGATATGCATCACATCCTCGAGGCCGTGTTTAAAGCCTTTGGCAGGGCGCTCAGGGAGGCGGTTGCACGGGACGAGCACGGCAGGAGACTGCCGTCCACAAAAGGGAAGCTCTAG
- the rpsU gene encoding 30S ribosomal protein S21 → MPSVKVKDSESLESALKQFKKQCERDGILSDVKKREHYDKPSIKKKKKIVAARKKAAKRTRSFSR, encoded by the coding sequence GTGCCCTCTGTAAAGGTCAAAGATTCGGAATCGTTGGAGTCCGCGCTCAAGCAGTTCAAAAAACAGTGCGAACGGGACGGCATCCTTTCCGATGTCAAGAAGAGAGAGCATTACGATAAACCGAGCATCAAGAAGAAAAAGAAGATAGTGGCTGCCCGCAAGAAAGCCGCAAAGCGCACACGGTCATTCTCGCGCTAG
- a CDS encoding GatB/YqeY domain-containing protein, whose protein sequence is MSTFLQGLDADLKEALKSRDELKVSAIRMIKASLKNKEIDKRGPLTDDEVVAVLSTLAKQRRESIEHFTAAGRTDLADREQRELAIIQSYLPRQLPPEELDRIIIAAIEEAHATSPNDMGKVMKLLMPKVKGAADGKVVNQRVKELLGTAS, encoded by the coding sequence ATGAGCACCTTCCTCCAGGGATTGGACGCAGACCTTAAAGAAGCCTTGAAATCGCGTGACGAGCTGAAAGTCTCGGCAATCAGGATGATCAAGGCCTCTCTCAAAAATAAGGAAATCGACAAACGGGGACCGCTCACGGACGATGAGGTCGTGGCGGTCCTGTCCACCCTCGCGAAACAGCGGAGGGAGTCGATCGAGCACTTCACGGCAGCGGGAAGAACCGACCTCGCCGACCGGGAGCAGCGGGAACTGGCGATCATCCAGTCCTACCTCCCCCGACAGCTTCCTCCCGAGGAGCTTGACCGCATCATCATCGCGGCCATCGAGGAAGCGCACGCAACATCGCCGAACGACATGGGCAAGGTAATGAAGCTGCTCATGCCGAAAGTCAAGGGAGCTGCCGACGGAAAAGTCGTCAACCAGCGGGTCAAGGAGCTCCTCGGTACCGCTTCGTAG
- the dnaG gene encoding DNA primase: MKNTGAMKSDALIDDIKARLDIVDLVSEHVDLKRAGQNYKGLCPFHTEKTPSFMVSPSKQIFHCFGCSKGGDIFAFVMDYENMTFQEALSHLAGKAGISLERIKGGSSAAAALKEVLYALNREAMLFFQRLLASSGQARAYLEERGLSSGTVEHFALGCSAGDRDALLSHLKKKGFSPEQIKASGLVHFGERGAHDFFRERVMFPISDLQGKVIAFGGRTLSSSKSVPKYLNSPDSPIFRKGDTCYALHHAKQAIVQKNYTIIVEGYLDAITCHQHGFLNTVAPLGTALTAGHVHRLKRLSSNVLLLFDGDTAGAAAAKRSLELIFAEAMTAKVLMLPTGEDPDTFLRTYGPERFKFALSKAVSPVEFLMKLYGKKKIEAAKYALSLIPACPDALLRDETLREIASWSGLNEHAVREELKKIKPKPLASPYGARSSAGDARQELQPKRERRDEEEILLNIALSLPEKAPSIVRRLNPDTMEDTLARRVFEKMRTLMSDDESTSSLTERLLALCGNEERALITKHAVAPHIDQQYVDRNIEDCLDKVLLRGIEGQIKAAERDARETGDTKQLHALITEKRKLLQKIADTAQR, from the coding sequence ATGAAGAATACAGGTGCCATGAAGTCCGACGCGCTCATCGATGATATCAAGGCGCGCCTCGATATCGTCGATCTCGTCTCCGAGCATGTCGATCTGAAGCGGGCCGGTCAGAACTACAAAGGGCTCTGCCCGTTTCACACCGAAAAGACCCCCTCCTTCATGGTCAGCCCCTCGAAACAGATATTCCACTGTTTCGGCTGCAGCAAGGGGGGCGATATCTTCGCCTTCGTGATGGACTATGAGAACATGACCTTCCAGGAGGCGCTCTCCCATCTTGCGGGCAAGGCGGGGATATCGCTGGAGCGCATCAAGGGCGGCTCGTCCGCGGCTGCTGCACTGAAGGAGGTCCTGTATGCGCTCAACAGGGAGGCGATGCTCTTCTTTCAGCGCCTGCTGGCCTCATCCGGGCAGGCCCGCGCCTATCTGGAGGAGCGCGGGCTGAGCAGCGGAACGGTAGAACATTTCGCTCTCGGCTGCAGCGCGGGCGACCGCGACGCCCTCCTCTCCCACCTCAAGAAGAAAGGCTTCTCCCCGGAGCAGATAAAGGCCTCCGGTCTCGTGCATTTCGGGGAGCGCGGCGCCCATGACTTCTTCCGGGAGCGGGTGATGTTTCCCATCAGCGACCTCCAGGGGAAGGTCATCGCCTTCGGCGGCAGGACCCTCTCATCGTCGAAGAGCGTTCCCAAGTACCTCAACTCTCCCGACAGCCCGATCTTCAGGAAGGGAGACACCTGCTACGCGCTGCACCATGCGAAGCAGGCGATCGTGCAGAAAAACTACACGATCATCGTCGAAGGCTATCTCGATGCGATCACCTGCCACCAGCACGGCTTTCTGAACACGGTCGCGCCGCTCGGCACTGCCCTTACCGCAGGCCATGTGCACCGGCTCAAGCGCCTCTCGAGCAACGTGCTCCTCCTCTTCGACGGCGACACCGCGGGAGCGGCAGCGGCGAAGCGCTCCCTCGAGCTCATCTTTGCCGAGGCAATGACGGCAAAGGTGCTCATGCTGCCGACGGGCGAGGACCCCGATACGTTCCTGCGCACCTATGGGCCGGAGCGTTTCAAATTCGCCCTGAGCAAAGCGGTATCGCCGGTGGAGTTTCTCATGAAGCTCTACGGGAAGAAAAAAATCGAGGCGGCAAAGTACGCGCTCTCGCTCATACCGGCCTGCCCGGACGCGCTCCTCAGGGACGAGACCCTGCGCGAGATAGCGAGCTGGTCGGGACTCAACGAGCATGCCGTCCGCGAGGAGCTGAAGAAGATCAAGCCGAAGCCGCTGGCGAGCCCCTACGGGGCCCGCTCCTCTGCCGGCGATGCCCGTCAGGAGCTGCAGCCGAAGAGAGAGCGGAGAGATGAAGAAGAAATACTCCTGAACATCGCCCTTTCACTGCCTGAAAAGGCGCCAAGCATAGTACGTCGCCTCAATCCCGACACCATGGAGGATACCCTTGCACGACGAGTCTTCGAAAAGATGAGAACCCTCATGTCCGATGACGAAAGCACTTCCTCTCTCACCGAAAGACTCCTCGCCCTGTGCGGAAACGAGGAGCGGGCGCTCATAACGAAGCACGCCGTAGCTCCCCATATCGACCAGCAGTATGTCGATCGCAATATCGAGGACTGCCTGGATAAGGTGCTCCTCAGGGGCATCGAAGGACAGATCAAGGCGGCGGAGCGGGACGCCAGGGAGACAGGGGATACGAAGCAGTTGCACGCCCTCATAACCGAGAAAAGAAAGTTATTGCAGAAGATAGCGGATACTGCGCAGCGGTAG